In Rhineura floridana isolate rRhiFlo1 chromosome 1, rRhiFlo1.hap2, whole genome shotgun sequence, the following proteins share a genomic window:
- the LOC133387373 gene encoding SUN domain-containing protein 3-like, whose amino-acid sequence MKGKRSVRRSLEQPPQVFQDNSNVCDSISSGSTGSGGMQSNSWYLRNSMGNCPRSSTTSSSQMTSSAEERQENEGDSSDRGQMMFAREVIARETSSTLSAGSSCISQKSVLRSICNIPSFMIVTIICLLESLLKACIYVRDQITMTNFKKALKFLSIAVPIVCAAIYCSCLCMKFSDGLSSKELAQRYETELKSLWKSQNLLEEQINEIQGLKKETDRLRAEINSINEGIMRSVKEILEESDIPGENKDQVLAMTNLAVKKIYEDHVQMADWAQKTIGATIDKDRTSNSYEPENLKNCWFRSLFVSSANPPDTILQPDVYPGNCWAFQGSEGQVVINLPEKIQPTAITVQHISKAISPSKGVSSALKDFLVFGLEDETREETLLGKFMYDIEKEAIQTFQLKNEYSKQFLHVKFKVQSNWGNSEFTCIYRVRVHGKMVNNLPIG is encoded by the exons ATGAAAGGGAAGCGCTCAGTGCGAAGAAGTCTAGAACAACCACCACAAGTCTTTCAAGATAACTCAAATGTTTGTGACAGTATTTCCAGTGGGTCAACAGGATCAGGCGGGATGCAGTCAAACAG CTGGTACTTGCGCAATTCCATGGGAAATTGCCCCAGAAGCTCTACTACCTCCTCTAGCCAAATGACTTCAAGTGCTGAAGAGAGGCAAGAAAATGAGg GAGATTCATCGGACAGAGGACAAATGATGTTTGCCAGAGAAGTTATTGCGAGGGAGACCTCTAGCACCTTGTCAGCTGGCTCATCTTGCATCTCTCAAAAGAGTGTGTTAA gaTCGATATGCAACATTCCCAGCTTTATGATAGTTACTATTATCTGCCTCCTAGAATCTCTCTTAAAAGCCTGTATCTATGTAAG AGACCAAATCACTATGACGAACTTCAAGAAAGCTCTAAAGTTCTTGTCAATAGCAGTCCCAATCGTTTGTG CTGCTATTTACTGCTCATGTCTGTGCATGAAATTTTCAGACGGTCTGTCATCAAAG gAGCTGGCACAACGATATGAAACTGAGCTGAAATCATTGTG gaaGTCCCAAAATTTGCTCGAAGAACAAATCAATGAAATCCAAGGCCTTAAAAAGGAGACGGATCGACTGCGTGCTGAGATCAATAGCATCAATGAAGGCATCATGCGGTCTGTAAAGGAAATCCTCGAGGAGAGTGACATCCCGGGAGAGAACAAAGAT CAAGTGCTCGCAATGACCAATTTGGCTGTTAAGAAGATTTACGAGGATCATGTACAAATGGCTGATTGGGCTCAAAAAACAATAG GAGCTACCATAGATAAAGACAGGACATCTAACAGTTATGAACCTGAGAATTTGAAGAACTGCTGGTTTCGATCATTGTTTGTGTCTTCAGCAAATCCTCCTGATACTATTCTACAG CCAGATGTTTATCCTGGAAACTGTTGGGCTTTTCAAGGCTCTGAGGGCCAAGTGGTAATTAATCTGCCTGAAAAAATCCAGCCGACTGCTATTACAGTTCAGCATATCTCCAAAGCAATCTCTCCTTCCAAAGGCGTCAGCAGTGCCTTGAAGGACTTCTTGGTTTTT GGACTAGAGGATGAAACACGAGAAGAAACTCTACTTGGAAAATTCATGTATGACATTGAGAAAGAAGCCATTCAGACCTTCCAACTAAAG